Proteins encoded by one window of Marixanthomonas sp. SCSIO 43207:
- a CDS encoding LytTR family DNA-binding domain-containing protein — MAQSVKILIVEDEMVIAANISLQLSEMGYEIAGILPRGEEALIQIKENQPDIVIMDIQLKGELDGIETAHLMQIEYNIPIIYLTANADDANFNRAKETHPYGFISKPFKKLDLQRAIELTMERVNYRNNSEKGNVPEKKPHDPFILSDRIFVRHQERMVKIDIQNIFYIEADRNYCRIFSKDREYLLVMPLKDVDEKLPSKHFLRIHRSYIINLTCVDEIAGTHVVISKKAIPMSKAMRTELLKRLQTI; from the coding sequence ATGGCTCAATCTGTAAAAATTTTAATTGTTGAAGATGAAATGGTTATTGCTGCCAATATTTCTTTGCAGCTAAGTGAGATGGGATATGAGATTGCAGGAATTTTACCTCGTGGTGAAGAAGCCTTAATTCAGATTAAAGAAAACCAACCAGATATCGTTATTATGGATATTCAGTTAAAAGGAGAATTAGATGGTATCGAAACTGCACATTTAATGCAGATAGAGTATAACATTCCTATCATTTATTTGACAGCCAATGCAGATGATGCAAACTTTAATAGAGCTAAAGAAACTCATCCTTATGGTTTTATCTCCAAACCATTTAAAAAACTTGATTTACAACGTGCTATTGAACTAACAATGGAGCGAGTTAATTACAGAAATAATTCAGAAAAAGGGAACGTACCTGAAAAAAAACCTCACGATCCTTTTATTTTAAGCGACCGTATTTTTGTAAGGCATCAAGAACGCATGGTAAAAATTGATATTCAAAACATTTTTTACATAGAAGCAGATCGCAATTATTGTCGTATTTTTTCTAAAGACAGAGAGTATTTACTAGTTATGCCCTTAAAAGATGTAGATGAAAAACTACCTTCAAAACATTTTTTACGCATTCATAGATCATATATCATCAACCTTACTTGTGTTGATGAAATTGCCGGTACGCATGTAGTCATTTCCAAAAAAGCTATTCCTATGAGTAAAGCCATGCGTACCGAACTATTAAAACGGTTACAAACTATTTAA
- a CDS encoding discoidin domain-containing protein yields MKSIFLLRSKPIVLFVIFVAIPSVLFSQQQWTSIDPSNIAQFKPTKQSSVHDGGAANRAVDGNTNGNWGAVSVTHTQGEENPWWEVNLLAEYDISSITIYNRTDGYSDRLKNFTIRVSSQPFNGNYGGEVFATENQWFQSNKSYSGNATGQYIRIHLNGRDALSLAEVVVRGEPVLEFRNGEWTTPAISKNDNLALGKSTRQSSTHNFGVSSRANDGVTEGHWAEGSVTHTHGEPRPFWEVDLGKKFLIDEVALYNRTDCCSDRLNNFDIWVSNRPKDQTTRRLKPFAEEPKNFLPERNKSYTGKQVGRYVRVQLKDANALSLAEVKVFGTEIGDLSEGEAESNVMYKVSIFRNVQPMESSIKSSVTTSISEGMNFRRTVKKEDETHWSLSTTAKAALNYAIVSFELSVTASGGGRTTNSEENSQGNNITQSSEQSTEITQTVPGGCTRYEFHKFIINQSPVNYKFNKQNYSWYRINDKAKPVGDITVMVFPNDVTPDLKASDDNWVTASNYEKVLQSHPNYVQTE; encoded by the coding sequence ATGAAGAGTATCTTTCTATTACGATCAAAACCAATTGTCCTGTTTGTCATATTTGTAGCAATTCCTTCAGTTCTTTTCTCTCAACAACAATGGACCTCTATAGACCCCAGTAATATTGCACAGTTTAAACCTACAAAACAAAGTAGTGTTCACGATGGTGGGGCTGCAAACCGTGCGGTAGATGGTAATACTAATGGTAATTGGGGAGCTGTTTCTGTAACACATACCCAAGGAGAAGAAAACCCGTGGTGGGAAGTTAATCTCTTAGCAGAATATGATATTTCTTCAATCACTATTTATAACCGAACAGATGGTTATTCAGATAGACTTAAAAATTTTACTATAAGAGTATCTAGCCAACCCTTCAATGGAAATTATGGAGGCGAAGTTTTTGCAACTGAAAACCAATGGTTTCAAAGTAACAAATCATACTCTGGCAATGCAACCGGACAATATATCCGTATTCATTTAAATGGTCGTGATGCTCTCAGTTTAGCCGAAGTTGTAGTACGAGGCGAACCTGTTTTAGAGTTTCGCAATGGTGAATGGACAACCCCTGCCATTAGTAAAAACGATAACCTTGCACTCGGGAAAAGTACAAGACAATCCAGCACGCATAATTTTGGTGTTTCAAGTAGAGCAAATGATGGTGTTACTGAAGGCCATTGGGCTGAGGGATCGGTAACGCACACTCATGGAGAGCCACGTCCTTTTTGGGAAGTAGATTTAGGTAAAAAGTTTTTAATAGATGAAGTTGCTCTTTATAATAGAACCGACTGTTGTAGCGATAGATTAAACAATTTTGATATATGGGTTAGTAACAGGCCAAAGGATCAAACTACAAGAAGGTTAAAACCTTTTGCTGAAGAACCTAAAAACTTTCTTCCTGAACGAAATAAGTCCTACACAGGCAAACAAGTGGGGCGTTACGTTAGAGTGCAACTTAAAGATGCGAATGCTCTTAGTCTAGCTGAAGTAAAAGTGTTCGGAACCGAGATTGGCGATTTAAGTGAGGGCGAAGCAGAGTCTAACGTAATGTACAAGGTAAGTATATTTAGAAATGTACAACCTATGGAAAGTTCTATAAAGTCATCTGTTACCACAAGTATTTCTGAAGGCATGAATTTTAGGCGTACTGTTAAAAAGGAGGACGAAACCCATTGGTCATTATCTACTACTGCAAAAGCCGCACTCAACTATGCAATTGTATCTTTTGAGTTATCAGTAACAGCTAGTGGTGGCGGAAGAACAACAAATAGTGAGGAAAACTCACAAGGTAATAATATCACGCAGTCATCAGAGCAAAGCACAGAAATCACCCAAACTGTTCCAGGTGGTTGTACACGCTATGAGTTCCATAAATTTATAATTAATCAATCTCCCGTGAACTATAAGTTTAACAAACAAAACTACTCTTGGTATAGAATTAATGATAAGGCCAAACCCGTGGGAGATATTACAGTGATGGTTTTTCCCAATGATGTTACACCTGATTTAAAAGCTTCAGATGATAACTGGGTAACTGCTTCCAACTATGAAAAAGTGCTTCAAAGCCATCCAAATTATGTTCAAACAGAATAA
- a CDS encoding nuclear transport factor 2 family protein: MKNIFLLGLAIVLIASCESNVKQRYTQQSPEIDTYKQVIANYESKNWQALAGHYADSAKILNNKTEEYAKTVTEMIEANKKSAEIFSSWSFMDNESEYEMVIIDNGETWVNFWSVWEGTLKANNKTYQIPIHTTARFVDGKIVKELGFWDESEVVIDMMQLQQQKEAAQEPTETTEAETE; this comes from the coding sequence ATGAAAAACATTTTTCTTTTAGGACTTGCAATAGTCCTTATCGCAAGCTGTGAAAGCAACGTAAAACAACGCTACACACAACAATCGCCAGAAATTGACACCTATAAGCAAGTAATTGCAAATTACGAAAGTAAAAACTGGCAAGCTCTGGCCGGTCATTATGCAGATTCAGCAAAAATACTAAACAACAAGACTGAAGAATATGCAAAAACAGTAACCGAAATGATTGAAGCCAATAAAAAAAGTGCTGAAATTTTTTCCTCTTGGAGCTTTATGGATAATGAATCAGAATATGAAATGGTCATTATTGACAATGGAGAAACGTGGGTAAACTTTTGGAGTGTTTGGGAAGGAACCTTAAAAGCAAATAATAAAACATACCAAATTCCTATACATACAACGGCTCGGTTTGTAGATGGAAAAATTGTAAAAGAACTGGGTTTTTGGGATGAATCTGAAGTGGTTATAGATATGATGCAATTACAGCAACAAAAAGAAGCGGCTCAAGAACCAACTGAAACTACAGAAGCCGAAACTGAATAA
- a CDS encoding NAD-dependent epimerase/dehydratase family protein, which yields MKTVGIIGGSGFIGSYVTKQFLDNDYIVKVSVTDIKKSEKYQHLFNLNNSDNLNISSLRVENLEVLQEFVHDCDIVIHGGTPFQLEVADPQKDLFDPTITGTENFLHAISEASQVKKVVFIASVAAWNTNFPLPAEGKSIQDVFSEQDTPFISSESHPYAQAKFKANKMVEQFIKDNPTLAFEITSVSPVMVMGKSLSNREDSTSTGIQYLFKNKIAPNPFIQMFYDNDVPMAIVDVEDVAKAIYKTATTTGQHGKNYLLSSETYPVSDVSLMLNHNPPKHQPTIVYANNLAKTSLGIQFKPVEETLHRYSS from the coding sequence ATGAAAACAGTAGGTATAATAGGAGGTTCGGGGTTTATAGGAAGCTATGTAACAAAACAATTTTTAGATAACGATTACATTGTAAAAGTTTCGGTAACCGATATTAAAAAGAGTGAAAAGTATCAGCATCTTTTTAATCTCAATAACTCAGATAATTTAAATATCAGCTCTCTACGGGTAGAAAACTTGGAGGTGTTACAAGAATTTGTTCACGATTGTGACATTGTAATTCACGGCGGGACACCATTTCAACTAGAAGTGGCAGATCCTCAAAAAGATCTTTTTGATCCTACTATTACGGGTACTGAAAATTTTCTACACGCAATAAGTGAAGCTTCGCAGGTAAAAAAAGTTGTTTTTATCGCGTCGGTTGCTGCTTGGAATACCAACTTTCCACTTCCGGCAGAAGGAAAGTCTATTCAAGATGTGTTCAGTGAACAAGACACTCCATTTATAAGTTCAGAAAGTCATCCTTATGCGCAAGCCAAGTTTAAGGCAAACAAAATGGTAGAACAATTTATAAAAGACAACCCAACACTTGCTTTTGAAATCACATCGGTATCGCCGGTTATGGTCATGGGTAAATCATTGAGCAATCGAGAAGATTCTACCTCAACAGGAATTCAATATTTATTTAAAAATAAGATAGCGCCCAATCCTTTTATTCAAATGTTCTATGACAATGATGTTCCCATGGCGATTGTAGATGTAGAAGATGTTGCCAAGGCAATTTATAAAACAGCAACAACAACCGGTCAACACGGTAAAAACTATTTATTGAGCAGTGAAACCTATCCCGTTTCAGATGTTTCATTAATGCTAAATCACAATCCTCCAAAGCACCAACCAACTATTGTTTACGCTAATAATCTAGCAAAAACAAGTTTGGGCATTCAGTTTAAACCGGTAGAAGAAACATTGCATCGATATTCAAGCTGA
- a CDS encoding tetratricopeptide repeat protein has protein sequence MKPLLLISLWACIHWISIPQASSKIQQDTISLTVANSEVQVPVISDSILEYEHFRKKINTLQKRKEYQELARVYIDVAAWHENHTVMDSSIAYVKKAIDLYQQNNAQKSLAETYLILANKYNATGEYDKASKPIYAALTIYENKEDYRGIANCYTQISNLFYYSDRYSEGAEYAKRAIAILEKTNYEKDLALAYRRLAENQLFLASLEESLKNMNHAIQLYKKLGVTNKLLLACYNGRGNIYKYLEEYDKAIADYNRCYEGAKSNGLESYTIPPTANIGHVYLLQGKYEEALPYNLKAIEIMKRTGKTKNLWENYMHVSNMYRELGDYKNALTYHELYERGHADYLTTIIARMESQAHVKYETAQKTMEISDQKDKIEQQKKIQVLYISVAVLFGIILFGMFFTLKNIRKKRKALAIVNRELDTKNQQNELLLKEIHHRVKNNLELVKSLLVLQSAQLTDKASKEAMLASQNRVQSMGIIHQKLYQGEQLGSIEMKDYFVNLSESVLDTFNADEKVKIECIMDELNLDIDTAVPIGLIVNELLTNSLKYAFPGDSDGKINISLTKEQDQLKLSVSDNGVGNTQNTTNKGTGFGTQLIELLTQQLNGTMKKSHTKGTSVFFTFKNYKTT, from the coding sequence GAACATTTCAGAAAAAAAATTAACACCCTACAAAAAAGAAAGGAATATCAAGAACTAGCACGTGTTTACATAGATGTTGCTGCTTGGCATGAAAATCATACAGTTATGGACTCGTCTATAGCATATGTGAAAAAAGCAATTGATTTATACCAACAAAACAATGCACAAAAGTCCCTTGCCGAAACCTATTTAATATTAGCAAATAAATACAATGCTACCGGTGAATATGATAAAGCTTCAAAACCTATTTACGCTGCATTAACTATTTATGAAAATAAGGAAGATTACCGTGGTATAGCCAACTGTTATACTCAAATAAGCAACCTATTTTATTATTCAGATAGATATAGTGAAGGAGCAGAATATGCCAAACGAGCTATTGCCATTTTAGAAAAAACCAACTATGAAAAAGATCTAGCACTTGCCTATCGCAGACTTGCAGAAAATCAATTGTTTCTAGCTAGCCTTGAAGAAAGCCTTAAAAACATGAATCACGCCATACAATTGTATAAAAAACTAGGCGTAACCAATAAGTTGCTGTTAGCTTGTTACAACGGAAGAGGGAATATTTATAAATACCTTGAAGAATATGATAAAGCTATTGCAGATTATAATCGTTGCTATGAAGGAGCAAAAAGCAATGGTCTTGAGTCATATACTATCCCACCTACAGCAAACATTGGCCATGTGTATTTATTACAAGGCAAATATGAAGAAGCCCTACCCTATAACCTAAAGGCTATCGAAATCATGAAACGTACCGGAAAAACCAAAAACCTTTGGGAAAACTACATGCACGTTTCAAATATGTATCGTGAATTAGGCGACTATAAAAACGCTTTAACGTATCACGAACTCTACGAACGAGGTCATGCCGACTATTTAACGACCATTATTGCGCGAATGGAAAGCCAAGCTCATGTTAAATATGAAACGGCACAAAAAACCATGGAGATTTCAGATCAAAAAGATAAAATAGAACAACAAAAAAAGATTCAAGTACTCTACATAAGCGTTGCGGTATTGTTTGGTATTATTCTTTTTGGAATGTTTTTTACACTTAAAAATATTCGCAAAAAAAGAAAAGCTCTTGCTATTGTAAATAGAGAGTTAGATACCAAAAACCAACAAAACGAATTGCTTTTAAAAGAAATCCATCATCGCGTAAAAAATAACTTGGAACTGGTAAAAAGCTTATTGGTTTTACAATCTGCTCAATTAACAGACAAAGCAAGTAAAGAGGCCATGCTCGCAAGTCAAAACCGAGTACAGAGTATGGGGATCATTCATCAAAAACTTTATCAAGGAGAACAACTGGGAAGCATAGAAATGAAAGATTACTTTGTCAATTTAAGTGAAAGTGTACTTGACACATTTAATGCTGATGAAAAAGTAAAAATTGAATGCATTATGGATGAGTTAAACTTAGACATTGACACAGCAGTGCCCATCGGTTTGATTGTAAATGAGTTGTTGACAAACTCATTAAAATATGCCTTTCCGGGTGACAGCGATGGTAAAATTAATATTAGCCTTACAAAAGAGCAAGATCAATTAAAACTAAGCGTCTCAGACAACGGTGTGGGAAACACACAAAACACTACTAACAAAGGAACCGGTTTTGGAACTCAATTAATTGAATTACTTACCCAGCAACTCAATGGCACTATGAAAAAGAGTCACACAAAAGGAACCAGCGTGTTTTTCACATTTAAAAATTATAAAACCACATAA